The following is a genomic window from Nitrososphaerota archaeon.
CCGACCCACTCGGCAAAACCCAAGCCTGGACTTGGGCATTGGATTACAGCGAAGGATGTCCTATCGCGATTCCCCCAGCTTGATGCAAAGGGCGAAGACACTGCTTCAGACAAGACTATTCCCTTCCATAGAGTAGCGGTAATGGACCCCAAGAAGTACAACTGGATCAAGTACGCGCCCCCAGGTGCATCTGCATTTGACAACCAATGCATCAATCCATCATGCATGTATCAACTCAATAGGGCTCATGGGGCAGAACGGAATCATGAGGGTATCAATCAAGCGAAGAAGGACACTCCTTTGTATTGCGAGAAGTGTGGTAGTCTCCTCCCTAGGCCTTACACCATTGGGGTCGACGGCAAGATGCGAATAATGTCTGGTTACACAAGCGCATACAAACGAATGGAGCCCGACCTTCCAGTCCCAGCGCTGACTCGTAATCTCTTCTATGTCTCATCTGACAACAAGGTGCATCCTTTCCAGAACAGGGTTCTCTCCCTAGCAGAAGCGCTTGTAATCCATACTATTGCTGACTATCATTACTCTTGGGGACCTTTCAGAAGCAGACAAGGGAGGATTTCAGATGCTGCGCCTGATACCCTCATAGCCGATGTTATCGGCGAAAGCGTGCCGCCCAGATTCTTCGAACTTCTTGGTCGACACCTCTTGAACCTTAGCGAAGGTCAAACAAGTTTGGTGCGAAGAAGCAAAATAACACAGTCGAAGCTGAGCTAACTCAAACAGGCACAGGCTTCGGAACTCCAAACACTTCGGAAAGAGGCTTGAGATAGAAATCGTCTTTCGGCAGCACCATCCAGCCTTCGCCCATTCTCTTAACGCCGCTCCTCTTCATTACGGAGACGCTCGTAGCATGGCTGTCCTCTCTGGGAACGACCATATTGCCCCAATCGTCAACAGTCAGGTCATTCCGATAGAAGGCGGCGAGGAATGTGGGCAATGTTTCTACGAAGTCCCAATACACACCAAGTAGACTCTTGGTCTCGCGATGATGAGCCTTCCACTCTGCGCTGACGAGCCCCGTCTCGATTCTTGACATGCCGATTGCCGGCTTTGGTTTGATGCTCGCCACGGGAGTGTTCCCGCAAGTCGCTTTGACTTCGACTCCCCCGTAAGGATATGGACTCCAGTACCTCTTGTCTGTGTTAATCTTACCTCTCGAATCAGTTAGCTTCTTCAAGTATGTCCTGCTCTCGGGAGTGAGAGCACAAAGGTCTGGGTAGCCGTCTTGGTTCTGATTCTTCAGGAATTTGTCCCTGTGCGCCAGTAATACCTGTTTTGCGAAGATTTCGCCCATTAAAGCACTCAGGTTCCTGAGACCTAGCAACTCGAAGAGGTCGAACTCATACAGCGAAGAGAAAACCTGCAGTCTTTCCGTAACCCTGCTAGCGCCGATAAGGCAATTCTTTATTGTGGTGGCGTCCAGACCCCATCTAGCCGCTGAGTTCTGAGTATACAGCAATTCGGATGAAGATCGCGAACTGTTTACGTTGAACTCAATGGAATTCCGCTTTGAACTTCCAGACTTTCCCCCTTGGTGGATGTCGAGTGCGGCCTCAGCCAAGACATACTCTGTCATCGAATTCTCGTCGAGGAACCGCAGAAGTCCATCCACATCTGTGGGT
Proteins encoded in this region:
- a CDS encoding DNA cytosine methyltransferase; this encodes MKQAVSLFTGGAIGDTGFRAAGYTYTTMCEIDADRAQLAKLNFPDTKVISQNIWECKNEFVDVTRKTLGPGENPFLAVCTAPCQGMSKSGQGTLLRRIREGKRPKLDPRNRLILPALEIISALKPQFVVFENVCEMRNTVIEVENGEAGLILDVIRKALGRTYSGEAYDVEFADYGIPERRKRLITIYTRDENAAAAYERGVSLLPAPTHSAKPKPGLGHWITAKDVLSRFPQLDAKGEDTASDKTIPFHRVAVMDPKKYNWIKYAPPGASAFDNQCINPSCMYQLNRAHGAERNHEGINQAKKDTPLYCEKCGSLLPRPYTIGVDGKMRIMSGYTSAYKRMEPDLPVPALTRNLFYVSSDNKVHPFQNRVLSLAEALVIHTIADYHYSWGPFRSRQGRISDAAPDTLIADVIGESVPPRFFELLGRHLLNLSEGQTSLVRRSKITQSKLS
- a CDS encoding bsaAI, producing MKKLTDSRGKINTDKRYWSPYPYGGVEVKATCGNTPVASIKPKPAIGMSRIETGLVSAEWKAHHRETKSLLGVYWDFVETLPTFLAAFYRNDLTVDDWGNMVVPREDSHATSVSVMKRSGVKRMGEGWMVLPKDDFYLKPLSEVFGVPKPVPV